The Methanococcoides methylutens MM1 genome has a window encoding:
- a CDS encoding methanogenesis marker 6 protein has translation MMAETEDNITKIVVISSDSVLPMDAAMKVYESEDAITIKETCFGTMVNGPRDAVERVVETLRSMDRNHIFVKDRGFKPGAEVRCRAGRGGGPRPGFHFLREEVSMLPMIGKALDDYDAGVPLEEKEAPGKLDVSKLKKIINSEL, from the coding sequence ATGATGGCAGAAACTGAGGATAACATCACAAAGATAGTTGTAATAAGTTCTGACAGCGTCCTTCCAATGGATGCAGCCATGAAGGTCTACGAGTCTGAAGATGCCATAACCATCAAGGAGACATGTTTCGGGACAATGGTAAATGGCCCCCGGGATGCCGTGGAGAGGGTTGTGGAAACCCTGCGATCCATGGACCGCAATCATATCTTTGTTAAGGACAGGGGTTTCAAGCCAGGTGCGGAAGTAAGATGCCGTGCAGGAAGAGGTGGCGGTCCCAGACCGGGTTTCCATTTCCTCAGGGAAGAAGTGAGCATGCTCCCTATGATCGGCAAAGCGCTGGATGATTATGATGCAGGAGTTCCTCTTGAAGAGAAGGAAGCTCCCGGAAAACTGGATGTATCGAAGTTGAAGAAGATCATTAATTCTGAATTATGA
- a CDS encoding methanogenesis marker 5 protein has product MAKVIIYPTNSLILSDMVERFGHEPLAMMEKIREKITTVGVDSPPLNITPEGPKHGLKYAAVEVPAGVRGRMSIIGPLIDLAEAAIIVGDASISFGCMGCARTNELTKFLIREKDIPVLEIQYPHTEEEGKSFVYNIAEFLKALPEGGDEE; this is encoded by the coding sequence TTGGCAAAAGTTATCATTTATCCTACAAACAGCCTTATCCTTTCCGACATGGTCGAGAGATTCGGGCATGAGCCTCTTGCTATGATGGAGAAGATACGTGAGAAGATTACTACAGTGGGTGTGGACTCTCCTCCATTGAACATCACTCCGGAGGGACCAAAACACGGTCTTAAATATGCGGCCGTAGAGGTTCCGGCAGGTGTCAGGGGAAGGATGTCGATCATTGGGCCGCTTATCGATCTGGCGGAAGCTGCTATCATTGTCGGCGACGCTTCCATAAGTTTTGGCTGTATGGGATGTGCCCGTACAAATGAGCTTACAAAGTTCCTCATAAGGGAGAAGGATATTCCTGTACTTGAGATACAGTACCCTCATACTGAAGAAGAAGGCAAGTCCTTTGTCTACAACATTGCAGAGTTCCTAAAAGCCCTTCCAGAAGGCGGTGATGAAGAATGA
- a CDS encoding methanogenesis marker 15 protein produces the protein MSDKKDKVQIALVSCGSEYAGVQKELENAASSLNAELVYPEMEVSSLDTIGMEFGLEVASPDLKLMMARAKAVVEGVAKVDGVFVTSCFRCAEAAIVRNEVRRYIFENSGLPVISYSFTERTTAATLLTRLEALTTIARSKHLLAREHQVGITAGIDSGSTTTKAVVMKDDEIIGEGWVPTIKVLESADEALNQALEQAGMKREDLQAIGTTGYGRFLIGEHFNADLMQEEITVNSKGAVYLADRQQGSATVIDIGGMDNKAISVQDGIPGMFTMGGICAGASGRFLEMTSKRLGVDITELGDLAVKGMGKNVEMNSYCIVFGIQSLVNSLAKGSIPEDVAAAACHSVVEQIFEQQLQEVEVKEPLILVGGSSLIAGVPKALGELLKIDVLVPPHSQLIGAVGAALLASGYVKG, from the coding sequence ATGAGCGATAAAAAGGACAAGGTGCAGATAGCACTTGTTTCCTGTGGAAGTGAGTATGCCGGTGTCCAGAAAGAGCTGGAAAATGCTGCAAGCTCCCTTAACGCAGAGCTGGTCTATCCCGAGATGGAAGTCTCTTCACTTGATACAATTGGAATGGAGTTCGGACTGGAAGTTGCAAGTCCTGACCTTAAGCTCATGATGGCAAGGGCAAAGGCAGTAGTAGAAGGCGTTGCAAAGGTCGATGGTGTGTTCGTAACATCATGCTTCCGCTGTGCAGAGGCAGCTATTGTCAGGAACGAGGTTCGAAGGTATATCTTCGAGAACTCAGGTCTCCCTGTTATCAGTTATTCATTTACCGAGCGTACAACAGCAGCTACACTGCTGACACGTCTTGAAGCTCTTACCACCATTGCAAGAAGCAAACACCTCCTTGCAAGGGAACATCAGGTGGGCATCACTGCCGGTATTGATTCCGGTTCTACAACTACAAAAGCAGTTGTCATGAAGGACGACGAGATCATCGGTGAGGGCTGGGTCCCAACCATCAAGGTTCTCGAAAGTGCAGATGAGGCCCTGAACCAGGCACTGGAACAGGCAGGTATGAAGAGGGAGGACCTCCAGGCCATAGGTACCACAGGATACGGACGTTTCCTGATAGGTGAGCACTTCAATGCTGACCTTATGCAGGAAGAGATAACTGTGAACTCAAAAGGTGCGGTCTATCTTGCAGACAGGCAGCAGGGCAGTGCAACAGTCATCGATATCGGTGGAATGGACAATAAGGCAATCTCAGTACAGGACGGTATTCCCGGAATGTTCACAATGGGTGGTATCTGTGCCGGTGCTTCGGGTCGTTTCCTTGAGATGACCTCCAAGCGTCTTGGCGTTGATATCACGGAACTCGGTGACCTTGCTGTAAAAGGTATGGGAAAGAATGTGGAAATGAACAGCTACTGTATCGTTTTCGGTATTCAGTCCCTTGTAAACTCCCTTGCCAAAGGTTCGATCCCTGAGGATGTGGCAGCTGCGGCCTGTCACAGTGTTGTGGAGCAGATCTTCGAGCAGCAGCTTCAGGAAGTAGAGGTAAAGGAGCCTCTGATACTTGTGGGTGGTTCATCACTCATTGCCGGTGTTCCAAAGGCACTTGGTGAGCTTTTGAAGATCGATGTTCTTGTGCCTCCACATTCACAGCTCATTGGTGCTGTGGGTGCAGCACTTCTGGCATCCGGTTACGTTAAGGGGTGA
- a CDS encoding methanogenesis marker 17 protein, producing the protein MEPLETFIVETTEPSEAKAYESILKDIISELAFVRTIGRIKVRIRPEESLFMMAMVLRSGLPPIKAKEISETELDRPGSKVLITVTDEKTIPQFLEKLWEQFGRHNVIQPQRNLIEVISDDLEAAEDSIGDIVVDDPEKSLRERLADMAIRSTPEGFRIRYHSLDNGRFIFVASEDTMQQEWIDEAGVMLEDLTGDE; encoded by the coding sequence ATGGAACCCCTTGAGACATTTATTGTAGAGACCACAGAACCTTCCGAGGCAAAGGCATACGAAAGCATACTGAAGGATATTATCTCTGAGCTTGCTTTTGTAAGGACCATCGGAAGGATAAAAGTGAGGATAAGGCCGGAGGAGTCATTGTTCATGATGGCCATGGTCCTTCGTAGCGGCCTGCCCCCTATAAAGGCAAAGGAGATCTCTGAAACCGAGCTTGACAGGCCGGGATCGAAGGTCCTGATAACCGTCACTGATGAGAAGACCATCCCACAGTTCCTGGAAAAACTATGGGAACAGTTTGGCAGGCATAATGTCATACAGCCCCAGAGGAACCTCATCGAGGTGATCTCTGATGACCTGGAGGCAGCCGAAGATTCCATTGGCGATATTGTTGTTGATGATCCGGAAAAATCCCTTCGTGAAAGGCTTGCAGATATGGCAATACGCTCCACTCCTGAGGGTTTTAGGATACGTTATCACTCTCTTGATAATGGCAGGTTCATATTTGTGGCATCCGAGGATACAATGCAACAGGAATGGATAGATGAGGCCGGCGTAATGCTTGAAGACCTGACAGGAGATGAGTAA
- a CDS encoding methanogenesis marker 7 protein, producing the protein MAAVLEPYIYEGGIHKHSLILELLEDLGGYLVQKTPASTEVTLVMLIPKKDVQLVEDLCKKLLGKLTPAPLTGTEIAVVSPTLASHHLPHSACDVAEYLRRGGANTNMIGLARGMGRRVALSADYERKLINEHDVAVFSFGTFKDCIINKKPKLFEGIEIPIIVSGGPDLKTEDVPGADMYVGGIGRVAHRMRKGPELDAMDVLNEKVGEIINLKRESISKDPLVVLPARLMKEVQEQVPDIHNVLTPAPITLQLDGMRVKLPFDEYHEAIGNIEFDEGFRLSDVANIMPSKMKDYVLIKIKRRSEVGSAI; encoded by the coding sequence ATGGCAGCAGTACTTGAACCATATATCTATGAAGGCGGTATTCACAAACACAGCCTTATCCTTGAACTGCTGGAAGACCTTGGTGGTTATCTTGTCCAGAAGACACCTGCTTCCACAGAAGTTACTCTTGTCATGCTTATTCCAAAGAAGGATGTTCAGCTTGTGGAGGACCTCTGCAAGAAACTGCTTGGAAAACTGACTCCTGCACCCCTGACCGGCACGGAGATCGCAGTGGTATCCCCGACACTTGCTTCGCATCACCTTCCGCATTCAGCATGCGATGTTGCGGAGTACCTGCGTCGCGGAGGTGCCAATACCAACATGATCGGTCTCGCAAGAGGAATGGGTAGAAGAGTAGCCCTTTCAGCTGATTACGAAAGAAAGCTCATCAACGAGCATGATGTTGCTGTTTTCTCTTTCGGCACCTTCAAGGACTGTATTATCAACAAGAAACCCAAGCTCTTTGAGGGAATCGAGATTCCTATAATCGTTAGTGGTGGGCCGGATCTTAAGACAGAGGACGTTCCCGGTGCTGACATGTATGTGGGCGGAATCGGTAGGGTTGCCCACAGGATGAGAAAAGGGCCTGAGCTTGATGCAATGGACGTTCTCAATGAGAAGGTCGGTGAGATCATAAATTTGAAAAGGGAGAGTATATCAAAGGACCCGCTGGTCGTGCTTCCTGCAAGGCTGATGAAAGAGGTACAGGAACAGGTTCCTGACATTCACAATGTCCTGACCCCTGCCCCTATAACACTTCAGCTTGATGGAATGAGGGTAAAGCTTCCTTTTGATGAATATCATGAAGCGATAGGTAACATTGAGTTTGACGAAGGCTTCAGGCTTTCGGATGTTGCGAACATCATGCCTTCAAAGATGAAGGACTATGTTCTGATCAAGATCAAACGCAGATCAGAGGTAGGTTCTGCAATTTAA
- a CDS encoding carboxymuconolactone decarboxylase family protein, which produces MDFEKIREIVEKEPDEAVEDVLEGVKERYGEIPYILNFMKDMPDLLIPKVMYDNSIMREFERLDPKTIELICIGVSSAIRCDHCMKMHIRVAHRLGLTKEEIFDAVLIGGAMSNASVLAEGTRALDLEFNGTKPDCDEDCDVCNITNNGNGCKVKNED; this is translated from the coding sequence ATGGATTTTGAAAAGATCAGGGAGATCGTGGAAAAGGAGCCGGATGAGGCGGTTGAGGATGTACTGGAAGGTGTAAAGGAAAGGTATGGTGAGATTCCATATATCCTGAACTTCATGAAGGACATGCCAGACCTTTTGATCCCAAAGGTGATGTATGACAATTCCATCATGAGGGAATTCGAAAGGCTGGACCCGAAGACCATCGAACTGATATGTATTGGCGTCTCCTCGGCAATTCGCTGCGACCACTGCATGAAGATGCACATCCGGGTTGCACACAGGCTGGGCCTTACAAAGGAAGAGATCTTCGATGCCGTCCTGATCGGCGGTGCAATGTCCAATGCGTCTGTCCTTGCAGAAGGCACCAGGGCCCTTGACCTTGAGTTCAATGGCACGAAACCTGACTGTGATGAGGATTGTGATGTCTGTAATATTACTAATAATGGCAATGGATGTAAGGTCAAAAATGAAGACTGA
- a CDS encoding presenilin family intramembrane aspartyl protease PSH: MSSEKDTFRDYVPMFVMAGLILVIQSIALLMASPMEDLGMRAVENPESTANSLYYIGFILVFTFLLLMAIKRNMKWVIQLTILLAVAATVYYGFYPLFFILGFNEMMSNIIAIPLSIGLTALLYKYPEWYVIDITGIIVAAAASSIFGISFGIIPAIVLLSLLAIYDAISVYKTKHMIDLAEGVMDLKLPILFVIPKKLNYSFIKDTLKAEGERDAFFMGLGDAVMPTVLVVSANVFIEHSGFISYPALGAMIGTLVGFFALTIFVMKGKPQAGLPFLNGGVILGYIAGALLSGTPILG, encoded by the coding sequence GTGAGTTCTGAAAAAGACACATTCAGGGATTACGTACCAATGTTCGTAATGGCCGGATTGATACTGGTGATACAGTCCATAGCACTTCTTATGGCATCTCCTATGGAAGACCTTGGAATGCGTGCTGTGGAGAACCCGGAATCCACGGCAAACTCCCTCTATTATATCGGATTCATCCTCGTATTCACGTTCCTGCTGCTTATGGCCATTAAAAGGAACATGAAATGGGTGATACAACTTACCATACTCCTTGCGGTGGCAGCAACGGTCTATTATGGATTCTATCCACTGTTCTTCATCCTTGGTTTCAATGAAATGATGAGCAACATAATAGCAATTCCACTTTCCATAGGTCTGACGGCACTGCTTTATAAGTACCCTGAGTGGTATGTCATCGACATTACCGGAATTATAGTCGCAGCAGCAGCAAGCTCGATCTTCGGAATATCCTTCGGAATAATCCCTGCCATAGTGCTTCTGTCCCTGCTGGCAATATACGATGCTATCTCCGTCTACAAGACAAAACACATGATCGATCTTGCAGAAGGTGTCATGGACCTGAAACTCCCCATACTGTTCGTCATCCCCAAGAAGCTGAACTATTCTTTCATTAAGGATACTCTCAAAGCAGAAGGAGAAAGGGATGCGTTCTTCATGGGACTCGGGGATGCAGTCATGCCCACCGTACTTGTCGTATCTGCAAACGTGTTCATAGAACACAGCGGTTTCATCTCATATCCTGCACTTGGTGCAATGATAGGAACCCTTGTTGGATTCTTTGCACTGACCATCTTCGTCATGAAAGGAAAGCCACAGGCAGGACTCCCATTCCTCAATGGAGGAGTTATCCTCGGATACATTGCTGGAGCTCTCCTTTCAGGAACACCTATCCTTGGATAA
- the fen gene encoding flap endonuclease-1: MGTDIGDLLQKHTVEIAELSNKVVAIDAYNTLYQFLSIIRQRDGTPLKDSSGQVTSHLSGILYRFTNLIESGVKPVFVFDGKPPEFKSGTLEKRHEVRENASAKWEDAKVQGLEEEAYKYAQASSKVTKEIIEDSIRLIELMGIPYVRAPSEGEAQAAYMVRKGDADFIGSQDYDSLLFGAPSVIRNLTITGKRKLPRKNIYVDVKPEMISLEESLEELGVTRSQLIDIAMCIGTDYNPGLENIGPKRALKLVKEHGNIETVLSETDKEIEELDAKKEFFLNPPVTDDYDLKWIKPDRAGVVAFLCKGHDFSEDRVNKALDRLEANMGGGQSTLDQWF; encoded by the coding sequence ATGGGCACAGATATTGGTGATCTTCTTCAGAAACATACTGTTGAGATAGCTGAGCTTTCAAACAAGGTCGTTGCTATCGATGCCTACAATACTCTTTACCAGTTCCTGAGCATAATCAGGCAACGTGACGGCACTCCTTTGAAGGACTCGAGCGGGCAGGTAACGTCCCACCTTTCAGGAATCCTCTATCGTTTCACAAATCTCATCGAAAGCGGTGTCAAACCGGTTTTCGTTTTTGATGGTAAACCTCCCGAGTTCAAATCGGGAACACTTGAGAAGCGGCATGAGGTCCGTGAGAATGCCAGTGCAAAATGGGAAGATGCAAAGGTACAGGGCCTTGAGGAAGAGGCATACAAGTATGCACAGGCCTCGTCAAAGGTGACGAAAGAGATCATCGAGGACTCGATCAGGCTCATTGAACTGATGGGTATCCCTTATGTGAGAGCTCCTTCTGAAGGAGAGGCACAGGCTGCTTATATGGTGCGTAAAGGGGATGCGGATTTCATCGGCTCCCAGGACTACGATTCACTGCTATTCGGTGCACCTTCTGTTATAAGGAACCTTACGATAACCGGCAAGAGAAAACTTCCTCGCAAGAACATCTATGTGGACGTTAAGCCGGAGATGATCTCCCTTGAGGAGAGCCTTGAAGAGCTTGGTGTTACACGTTCACAGCTTATTGATATTGCAATGTGCATCGGCACCGATTACAACCCCGGCCTTGAGAACATCGGCCCGAAAAGGGCTCTCAAGCTTGTGAAGGAACATGGCAACATCGAGACCGTCCTGTCTGAGACCGACAAGGAGATCGAAGAGCTTGATGCTAAAAAGGAGTTCTTCCTGAACCCGCCGGTGACCGACGATTATGACTTAAAATGGATAAAACCGGACCGTGCCGGAGTTGTTGCTTTCCTTTGCAAAGGCCACGATTTCTCAGAGGACAGGGTCAATAAGGCACTCGACCGCCTTGAAGCTAACATGGGCGGCGGACAAAGTACGCTTGACCAGTGGTTCTGA
- the gpmI gene encoding 2,3-bisphosphoglycerate-independent phosphoglycerate mutase, translating to MKFTKRPLLLMILDGWGYSPEDKGNAIALANTANLDRLVEEYPDTLLTASGEAVGLPEGQMGNSEVGHLNIGAGRVVYQDLTRINRDIANGDLFKNPVLLEAINNAKEKHSDLHLMGLFSYGGVHSHMNHMRALIEFAKNEGLDRIYIHTFLDGRDVPPRAALEDMKEHVKFCESTGCAKTATVSGRYYAMDRDKRWDRTQLAYDALTQGVGFKADDPVSAVSDGYERGEDDEFIKPTVIVDENGEPVATVKDNDSVIFFNFRPDRARQLTYAFVNDDFDGFERKVRPDVHYVCMTEYDEKLTVPIAFPPEELKNTLGEVLSKTGVNQLRIAETEKYAHVTFFFNGGVEKQNEGEERCMIPSPKVATYDLKPEMSAYEVTEELIRRIDSDAYDVIVLNLANMDMVGHTGIMEAAIKAVETVDDCVGKIIEHLLEKGGEAMIMADHGNAEKMIDYCTPEGCVHTAHTSNPVRFVYVTKEKGISLSKGSLPDVSPTILNVLGIEQPEEMTGHSLIEK from the coding sequence ATGAAATTCACAAAGAGACCACTTCTTCTGATGATACTGGACGGATGGGGATACTCCCCTGAAGACAAAGGAAATGCCATCGCTCTGGCGAATACCGCCAACCTTGACAGGCTGGTAGAAGAGTATCCTGACACACTCCTCACTGCTTCCGGAGAGGCTGTGGGACTGCCTGAAGGGCAAATGGGCAATTCCGAAGTAGGCCACCTGAACATAGGAGCAGGACGCGTTGTCTACCAGGACCTCACCCGCATCAACAGAGATATTGCCAACGGCGATCTCTTTAAGAATCCTGTATTGCTGGAAGCCATAAACAATGCAAAGGAAAAGCATTCAGACCTGCATTTGATGGGACTTTTCTCTTACGGCGGCGTGCACAGCCACATGAACCACATGCGTGCCTTGATCGAGTTTGCGAAGAACGAAGGACTTGACAGGATATACATACACACATTCCTCGACGGTCGTGATGTTCCGCCAAGGGCAGCCCTTGAGGACATGAAAGAGCATGTCAAATTCTGCGAGTCCACAGGATGTGCAAAGACAGCGACCGTTTCCGGCAGGTATTATGCCATGGACAGGGACAAACGCTGGGACCGCACACAGTTGGCGTATGATGCCCTCACCCAGGGAGTCGGGTTCAAAGCCGATGATCCCGTATCCGCTGTTTCAGACGGTTATGAAAGAGGCGAAGATGATGAGTTCATCAAACCTACGGTAATTGTCGATGAGAACGGAGAACCTGTTGCCACTGTAAAGGACAATGATTCTGTTATCTTCTTCAACTTCAGGCCTGACCGTGCAAGACAGCTGACATATGCATTTGTCAACGATGATTTCGATGGATTCGAACGCAAGGTACGCCCTGATGTCCATTACGTATGTATGACAGAGTATGATGAAAAGCTCACTGTGCCCATTGCATTCCCTCCTGAGGAACTTAAGAATACACTGGGAGAAGTTCTCAGCAAGACAGGTGTCAACCAGTTGCGCATTGCGGAAACCGAAAAGTATGCTCATGTAACCTTCTTCTTCAACGGAGGAGTGGAAAAGCAGAACGAAGGCGAGGAAAGATGCATGATACCTTCCCCGAAGGTCGCCACCTATGATCTCAAACCTGAGATGAGCGCATACGAGGTCACCGAGGAGCTGATCAGAAGGATCGATTCCGATGCTTATGACGTGATCGTATTGAACCTGGCCAACATGGACATGGTAGGTCACACAGGAATAATGGAAGCTGCAATCAAGGCAGTGGAAACCGTTGACGATTGTGTCGGAAAGATAATCGAGCACCTGCTGGAAAAAGGCGGAGAGGCCATGATCATGGCAGACCATGGAAATGCGGAAAAGATGATCGATTACTGCACTCCTGAAGGGTGTGTCCACACTGCACATACAAGCAATCCTGTGCGTTTTGTGTACGTAACAAAGGAGAAGGGGATCTCACTTTCAAAAGGCAGCCTCCCGGATGTATCACCAACAATCCTGAATGTCCTGGGAATAGAGCAGCCGGAAGAGATGACAGGACACTCACTGATTGAAAAATAA
- a CDS encoding P-II family nitrogen regulator, with translation MQKIEAIIRPTKIHDVKAALENAKFESMTITDVTGRGKQRGMVHQWRGREYCVDLLPKIKVEIVVPEAKVDEVVDIIMENASTGEVGDGKIFIYPIEKAIRIRTGETDGDAL, from the coding sequence ATGCAGAAGATAGAAGCCATCATAAGGCCCACGAAAATACATGATGTTAAGGCTGCACTGGAGAATGCAAAATTCGAGAGTATGACCATAACGGATGTAACCGGACGTGGGAAACAGAGAGGAATGGTCCATCAGTGGAGAGGACGGGAGTATTGTGTAGACCTGCTCCCAAAGATCAAGGTAGAGATCGTGGTCCCGGAAGCAAAGGTGGATGAAGTTGTCGACATCATTATGGAGAATGCTTCAACAGGTGAAGTTGGTGACGGGAAGATATTCATCTACCCAATCGAGAAGGCTATCCGGATACGCACTGGTGAAACAGACGGGGATGCACTCTAA
- a CDS encoding ammonium transporter — MLMALFVLFTLGTSTASAATVDENTQAIADLETALTFVWLLVAGAIVFLMHAGFSLVEVGLTRSKNTANILMKNFMTICLGILVYWAVGWGIMYGADAAGLIGIDQFFLKGADNALWNSWWFQMVFAATGATIVSGAMAERTDLKAYLIYTIALVAFIYPVYGHWVWSGADKALLTGSESPIVNFIGVGFHDFAGSGVVHSIGGYSALAGVLLVGSRIGKFRNGKPVAIPGHNLTFAFLGTLILAFGWIGFNGGSTLDGNDAYMNLVIANTFISAAAGAVAVMLITWIKTGKPDPSLTANGLLAGLVAITAPCGSVNNWAALIIGLVGGIIVYKGVMFNESFLKVDDPVGAIAVHGYAGSWGVLAVGIFSIGMGNGILSDAVYAAEGVGLIYGGYGQFVIQFIGMILSIIWAFGMSYIVFKIIDLAIGIRVSEEDEIAGLDRAEHGIRAYPEYVLNREEA, encoded by the coding sequence ATGCTAATGGCACTTTTCGTATTATTTACACTAGGTACATCAACAGCATCCGCTGCAACAGTGGATGAAAACACACAGGCAATTGCTGATCTGGAAACAGCATTGACATTTGTCTGGCTGCTTGTTGCAGGAGCAATAGTCTTCCTGATGCATGCAGGATTCTCACTGGTAGAGGTCGGGCTTACACGGTCCAAGAACACTGCCAACATTCTCATGAAGAACTTCATGACCATCTGTCTTGGTATTCTGGTATACTGGGCAGTGGGATGGGGTATCATGTATGGTGCTGATGCAGCAGGCCTGATAGGCATCGACCAGTTCTTCCTCAAAGGAGCTGACAATGCCCTCTGGAACAGCTGGTGGTTCCAGATGGTCTTCGCAGCAACCGGAGCAACCATTGTATCAGGAGCAATGGCAGAAAGAACTGACCTGAAAGCTTACCTTATATACACAATTGCACTTGTAGCATTTATATACCCCGTATACGGACACTGGGTCTGGAGCGGTGCTGACAAAGCGCTTCTAACAGGTAGTGAAAGCCCTATTGTGAACTTCATAGGCGTGGGATTCCATGACTTTGCAGGGTCCGGAGTTGTACACTCGATCGGGGGATATTCAGCCCTTGCAGGAGTATTGCTTGTAGGTTCAAGGATCGGAAAGTTCAGAAACGGAAAGCCAGTAGCTATTCCCGGTCACAACCTGACATTCGCATTCCTCGGAACCCTTATCCTTGCATTTGGATGGATAGGTTTCAATGGAGGAAGTACACTTGACGGCAATGATGCATACATGAACCTCGTCATCGCAAACACATTCATATCGGCAGCTGCCGGTGCAGTAGCTGTAATGCTGATCACCTGGATCAAGACAGGAAAACCGGACCCCTCACTTACTGCAAACGGTCTTCTTGCAGGTCTTGTGGCAATCACTGCCCCATGTGGTTCAGTTAACAACTGGGCAGCACTGATAATCGGACTGGTAGGAGGAATTATAGTTTACAAAGGAGTAATGTTCAATGAAAGCTTCCTGAAGGTAGACGACCCTGTAGGTGCAATTGCAGTACACGGTTACGCAGGTAGCTGGGGAGTGCTGGCAGTAGGCATATTCTCAATAGGAATGGGCAACGGAATCCTTTCCGATGCAGTATATGCAGCGGAAGGAGTCGGTCTGATCTACGGAGGATACGGCCAGTTTGTCATCCAGTTCATTGGAATGATTCTAAGCATCATATGGGCCTTTGGAATGTCCTATATCGTGTTCAAGATAATTGACCTGGCAATTGGAATTCGTGTATCTGAAGAAGATGAGATCGCAGGCCTTGATAGGGCTGAACACGGAATCAGGGCATACCCCGAGTATGTACTAAACAGAGAGGAGGCCTGA
- a CDS encoding aspartate-semialdehyde dehydrogenase — protein MSYKVGIMGATGAVGREIIEVLHDRNFPMESLRLFASERSAGKTIETPSGAITIENADSADYSELDIAFFAISGGWSKANAKKATDAGCYVVDNSSAFRYDDEVPLVVPEINTDAIGDSKLIANPNCTTAIAAIPLYNLHREYGLKKVIISTYQATSGAGAAGMSELTEETMNYLDGKEVKNKVFAHPIAFNTIPHIDSFQDNDYTREEMKVVWETRKIFSEPDMAISCTCVRIPTMRVHGESIVIETEKAISPEDAKKLLGETEGIDLKDDIENNVYPMPLTATKKYDVEVGRIRQNLVFGDHGLEFFVCGDQILKGAALNAVQIAEKL, from the coding sequence ATGAGTTACAAGGTAGGAATTATGGGCGCCACTGGTGCAGTAGGCAGGGAAATCATCGAAGTACTTCATGACAGGAACTTCCCAATGGAAAGTCTCAGGCTATTTGCATCAGAGAGAAGCGCAGGCAAGACGATCGAGACTCCTTCTGGTGCGATAACTATTGAAAATGCAGACTCTGCAGATTATTCAGAGCTCGACATCGCATTCTTTGCAATCAGTGGTGGCTGGAGCAAGGCGAACGCCAAAAAGGCAACAGATGCAGGCTGCTATGTGGTGGACAACAGCAGTGCATTCAGGTATGATGATGAAGTACCTCTGGTGGTTCCTGAGATCAACACCGATGCCATCGGAGACTCAAAGCTCATCGCAAATCCTAACTGTACAACTGCAATTGCAGCGATTCCCCTGTACAACCTGCACAGGGAGTATGGTCTGAAAAAGGTCATCATCAGCACCTACCAGGCCACCAGCGGAGCTGGAGCTGCAGGAATGAGCGAACTGACAGAGGAGACAATGAATTACCTGGATGGCAAGGAAGTAAAGAACAAGGTATTTGCTCACCCTATTGCCTTTAACACCATCCCTCACATCGACAGTTTCCAGGACAACGATTACACCCGTGAAGAAATGAAGGTCGTCTGGGAGACCAGGAAGATCTTCAGTGAACCTGATATGGCCATCAGCTGTACCTGTGTAAGGATCCCCACAATGAGGGTCCACGGGGAAAGCATCGTGATAGAAACCGAAAAGGCGATCTCTCCGGAAGATGCAAAGAAGCTCCTGGGCGAGACCGAGGGCATTGACCTGAAGGATGACATTGAGAACAATGTCTATCCCATGCCACTGACCGCCACCAAGAAGTATGACGTTGAGGTCGGCAGGATCAGGCAGAATCTCGTGTTCGGTGATCATGGTCTTGAGTTCTTCGTTTGCGGTGACCAGATCCTCAAGGGCGCTGCCCTGAACGCTGTCCAGATCGCTGAAAAGCTCTGA